TATAATAATTCCTTTAAAAAGTGTTTCCATGTTTTTACACTTTAACATCACAGTGACATATTTTACCAGATTAAAGGCCTGTGTGGTGAGGAAGGTCAGTTGGACAAACTGAAGACCGACCTGAGCCTGCTCAATGCCACCACCCATAACCTGGAAGGCAAGCTAACAGTCATCAGCTTGAAGCCAGGTCTGTGCATCTGTTTATGTACACACCAACAGTATAAAGCAACAATTATCACACAGGGCATTTTCTGATTTCAAGCTTTACATCGACATCATTGTTATTTAGACAtcactgaggttattgtactttgTCCTAAAAGTTTTAGAAATTTGGTGTTTAACCAGGTATTTACTTTAGAATGCACTACGCAGAATTTCTGACCAAGATTTATCCTTTAGCACGCGCATTAAACAGATATGTAGGGTTGCCTTCATTTGTTTGGTAAAATTAGAAACTGTCTCAGAGTGAGGCCACAAAGCTAGTGCTTCTATTATGATACATAATTATCAGGTCACTCTAAAAGCTCCTGCTTTTAAAAAGCATGGATCAACTGAAGCCTAAAAGCCTTCACTTGATCCAGAATACTACAGCACGAGTATTAACTGGAACTAGAAAGAGAGACGATATAAACTCTTTATCTTCACATGCAAAATGAATAACTAGGCCACGCCATAAGAATTTATAGTaagtttctaaaagtagaatgggaggccgAGCCTTCAGCTATCAGACCCCTCCACTATGGACCAGCTGCCAGTTTGGATGAGGGAGACAGACACTCTTTCTACTTTTTTGATTCTCCGGAGGGTGAGGTCTCTCATTCGCCTCATCCTCCACCTGCAGCTGGGGAGGTCACCCTGTAGAACCAGAAAGAGGCATGGAGGAGACCcgggccccagacatccagatgCCCCCCAGAGCATTAGAGCCCCAGGAGGACCAGAGCAGGAACAATGACAGCCCCTACCCAGAGAAGAGCCCTGGAGCGGGGGGGTCACCCAGCAACCACAGTCCCAGGGGGTCGTGGTGACGAGCCTGCATGCTCCGCTGACAGCTGGCTGTGCCAGAGCAGACTGAGGTCCAGGCCCAGGGACCCAAGACCCAAGGGCCCCCCACCCCCCAGCAGGGGCTCGACAGAGTCAGGGGGCCAGGTCCTGCCAAGCAGCCGCTGGAAGTGAGCCAGTACACAACCGAACACTCAGCCTCCGACACccagaaccaccaatgcactgTCAGGTGGGGACACCAGCcactggcagggagtgtggCATGGGGAAATACGCCCCCACACCTGAAGGGAGTCTGAGATGTTCTAAAAGAGTTGGATTCTAAGACCTAACCTGACACATAGCCATaggaaaacagacacacacagacacaagcatGCAAGCCCATCCTCAAGCACACATATAAAAATACTCTCACACTTGCCCAACATGGAGACACTCAGAGATGAAggcagtacacacacacacacacactatattcCCAGGTCCAGACACCAATGCCTCCAGAGGGGCAATCCACTCACAGACCCATGAGATAGGGTAGAGACAACCACACCGCCCTGGTCcatgcagcagcagagcagcccACCAGCCCTGACTGGAACGCCAGCCCCAGACCCCATGCTCCACTCCGCCAGCTCATATGTGGTGTTGATATTGTTCTATAGTGCATTTATAGTACAGTTTGCGTAGGAGGAATGAAAAAATtggatgaaaagttgcaaagcTTTGACAACAGAACAAGCTTGAAACTAATCAATGCAACTGATTGTCCCAGAACAACAGTAATAATGCAGGAACAATACCTCAGGTGTAATCAGATGCATCATAGCACATACTGTAATAAAATACTTTCTAAATTGTATCAAACACAGCAGTTTATTTACGTATGTGTTCTCAGGACCCCCAGGTCCTCCAGGCACCAATGGACATCCGGGTAACCGAGGAGAAAAAGGCAGCAAAGGTGAGGTCAAAGTTACAGAAGCTGTAATTGATGTATTTATATTAACAATGTGATATAAACCTGCCAGTGTGAAATATCATATTCAGTAAGTTTAAAGCAGCAGCCAAGGCTAAATGGAACGAAAAGCAGCCTCAcatctgtatgtatttttacaCTGTTTAGTCTAAAACCTGCTTTGGTAAAGAACaagaaaactgtaaaaacttCATTCACTGACGGGGTCGTGTGCCGCAGAATACATTAGCTTTCAGCTGCTGCTCTGGCAATGATCCCAGCATTGATGACGCATCATCTCCTGTCAGATGGATGATGAGACCTGGTTGATGGATGAGCTGCAGCCGTTATTTCACATACCTTCACAATGTAGTGCACTGACATTTGCTGCATGAAATCTCTATCAGGGCCGGACTTTTACTCACACTGACAAATTAACCAGCTCTAATGCGTATATTTTCCAATGGATCAAACTCTGCGTGCCCTCTAGTGCTCtgctttaaaaaagtatttgatCAAACTTATATTTTATGataattacatttcttttgttttttttgtggttaTTTGTTGGTGAGAAACACTCGGCTCTAGACAAGGACACTAAGGACAGATTGTTGATTCACTAACACATTCCCGAGTCCTCACGTAATGATTCTCAGTTAATCatcaatttaattcagtttttatcTTAATTCATTGCAGTTGTCTCAGTGCATTTCATTATGTAAAGACTGTAGAATATTAGAGAAAGATACAAGATGAAGAAACAGTTTGCATTAGTGTACAGAGAGACCTAAGATGAAGCATACTCAGGCAGCTGCTGTGACCAGTTGTGGGGAAAAAGTGTCagtatgtttcttttttactgCACTGTAAATTGTAATTAGTGAATCTTATTAAGAAAAAGGATGTAAAGTGAGTGTTTTAAGTGTAGTGCACTTATACCCAAGGTTGAgtaacaaaatttaaaaatgcaagATTTACCTGTTATTGAAGTGCTTCAGAAGTCCACAGAGACGAATGAAAAAACAACTTCCATCACCTAAAAAAGTCACATACAGTGTGGTGACAAAGTATTTGACAGCTCCATGATTTCTTAgctttttgtatttctgttgcATTCACTTGTTTCAGATGTTTCAAATTATCACATCattttagacaaagataacctgagtgAACAGAACATGCAGGTTTTAAATTGCGATTTCATTTATTGAAATATATAAACCTACTGGGACCTATATCAAAATGTAATTGTCTCCTGAAAAGATTACCTGGTTATGCCTGAGCAGCAAGAACTCCAATCAACATGATTTTGTGGCTAACATGTCCTAAAGCCTTAGAAATAGCTTTGTAACCATTTCCTGGCTGATAGATGTCAATCAGTGGGTTGAGATTGTGGCatgatgtgttgttttttgaGCTCTACATCACTTCTTAAAATGTGGTTAATTACATGTAACACTGGCTTAAAAAGGATTTTTGCTACTGGAAACTTTGGACAGGTCTTTATCTATTTTTTCCAATAAATTCAGATTAAAGTCCAATTAAAGATCatatatattataattatatattCGATCTAtcctgacctcacagcccattgttccctcagtgggctggtttcagtcattatgcaaatgtactgtttataaggtttggggaaacctgcagtcagctgagactgaagaagtcacttggatgagtgaggaaacgtttctcccacaaaacgctacgtccagatgaacagaatcaacttctggagatttactttcctggttGATTGAGGATGCATCAAGATATATTCGATATAATTAcgctggcaaagaaaaaaaaacattattttgacTCATCGGCCCCCCAGGCAAATGCCCAGTATGCCAGTCCAGCCCTGTGCTCATATACTGGTTTCTGcagaattttatttacatttttgtccTCGACAGGTTAAGCCACAATAAACAGCAATGGCATGCACGTGCTGTGTGTTTGCTTGCCTCTAATAACCCCAGTGACTTTCCTGTGGTTTGAAAGTCACAGGAAagtcatgtgctatgtgcagaggtgtttttttctgttctcaaactgatctccctgttggagctcagtctggggggagttattttttttctccttatctttcctcatgttgtgcttttccatgttatacccctctgacctgtcttccccatgtgatgtttgtgtaatgtatgtatggtcggatgggtaagatggcgccgccattgcgtgcaataggttggcagccttaacatgaaatttccccttgtgggattaataaaggtatatcaatcatcaatcaatcaatcaatcaatcaatcaatcaatctcaCGTGATCTTGTGATATCGAGAGTCCAGAAAACTAAGCAGCAAGCTCTAACAGCTTCGCAGTCCTCCAGATGTCGATCATGCTTCCTCTGAAGGTTTGGTTGCCAGGTTGGCCCTCTGATTAAGCCCACCCCTCAGTCAAAGCCATTTTTAGCAGCTCTCCTCTAAATCTGTCCACTTGGTAACTACTGGGTTTCATTTAGTGGCCTGGAAAACTACCCGAGGATCTGTTCACTTTTAATGCTACAGTAAGCTGTAAGAACCCTGTGAGTGATGTCATAATAATAAACAGGTTTATACCTTTGAGAGGAGAGAGGTTGAGGAGAGACTGAGCAGATTCAGGCTGAAGAAAAATTTCTGTTCTGTGTTGATGTAATCCAGTAGGAAGGGAGCCAAGTCCTTGGAAGTTGTCATCCAGCAGAACACAATGGAAATCCAAGTCCTCTTGATTTTGTAATCTAACATggtaaaaatgagaaaaacacaaaaccaaacTGTAAGACAACACAAAGTACATACAAGCATGCACAgttacaggaaaagatcagGAATCATTTCAGTACTCAAACTGCAGTTCTTCATAATAATTAGACTTTGATTACATCTTTGATTAAGAATAAATATGATTTACTATTAGCAAAAGCACATACAGATAAACTGTAATAGCACTTTGCATCACTGTAAACATAGAAGGCTGGATGTTATCACCTCTCTCGAATATAATGTGAGCTAAGCCGGCAAATTCAGACTCTGTCGATCCCACCTTTCTCGATATGCTGTTTCTGAGGGAGAAAGTTGCACAGACAGAGCATCCATTTTTGAATTTCTAGTATCAGACCGATAAGTTATGGTGAAGTTGAATCTCCTgaatagagagacgagacgagaGTTCAGCGGTTTGACCAAGTGGAAGTCAGCGAGATTTTGTGATCGatgtaaacttaaaaaaaaagatatattaGCTCTTTTACTTCTGTGGTGAATGTTTAAACTACAGGATTAATATAACTGATCTAAACACTAATGTATAGGTACAGTATATATTTTGCTGAATAAACCATGTTACTAATATCAAGCACAAGCTTAGTATTTTCAAATCGGTTAAACAGAAAACCATGTTGAGGTGACTTTGTTTTCCCGATGTGTAGCATCTAATGTATACCTACTACGGCACAAGTTTCTTCCGTAATACagtcaacaaaaataaaaatagacatTAAATTTATTAACTATTTGAAAGGTTATTAAGTCCTTAACTTTGGCTATTCATGGTTTTTGCACACTATCATCATATGTTGTGGAAACAATTTGT
This DNA window, taken from Oreochromis niloticus isolate F11D_XX linkage group LG16, O_niloticus_UMD_NMBU, whole genome shotgun sequence, encodes the following:
- the LOC102082517 gene encoding uncharacterized protein LOC102082517; this translates as MVSWKETYRRFNFTITYRSDTRNSKMDALSVQLSPSETAYRERLQNQEDLDFHCVLLDDNFQGLGSLPTGLHQHRTEIFLQPESAQSLLNLSPLKGDGSCFFIRLCGLLKHFNNRSHHPSDRR